A window of the Catenulispora sp. MAP5-51 genome harbors these coding sequences:
- a CDS encoding SigE family RNA polymerase sigma factor, producing the protein MDRSDAGFTEFVAGSVNRLTRFAELLTGDPHRAADLVQESLERAYIRWPKTQVEDPHAYVRQIIVNQYRNWWRRRRDREVLLERPPDTGVSDDHAVALAQSDLLRRALATLTPRERAVVVLRFYSDLDVAAIAAETGIAPGTVKSTLSRAMTRLRSFPGLDESLTGRER; encoded by the coding sequence GTGGATCGGTCGGACGCAGGCTTCACCGAGTTCGTGGCGGGCAGCGTCAACCGTCTGACACGCTTCGCCGAGCTCCTCACCGGCGACCCGCACCGGGCCGCGGACCTGGTGCAGGAGTCTTTGGAGCGCGCCTATATCCGCTGGCCCAAGACGCAGGTCGAGGATCCGCATGCCTACGTCCGGCAGATCATCGTCAACCAGTACCGGAACTGGTGGCGGCGGCGCCGCGACCGGGAGGTGCTGCTCGAGCGGCCGCCGGACACCGGGGTCAGCGACGACCACGCCGTGGCACTGGCGCAGAGCGACCTGCTGCGCCGGGCGCTGGCGACGTTGACGCCGCGGGAGCGCGCCGTGGTGGTTCTGCGCTTCTACTCCGACCTGGACGTCGCCGCGATAGCGGCCGAGACCGGCATCGCGCCGGGCACCGTGAAGAGCACCCTGTCCCGGGCGATGACGCGGCTGCGCTCGTTCCCGGGCCTTGATGAGTCCCTCACCGGGCGGGAAAGGTAG
- a CDS encoding family 16 glycosylhydrolase encodes MTTTAVALVGLAATSASASPWHHSRYHRPAPAPSSSASTTQPTQPTSSAPSVPTSTPSATSSPSTPAAPPTSASAPAPSSSSSTSAPSSAGPQGIAGSWRNVFSDSFANDSALDTTKWSTGWNASGITRPPNWSENDCYDPAQVSVTGGTLNLTAIQKAVNCGEAKDYTSGLVNTNGKFNFTYGAMEARIYLPAGSDGKIANWPAFWADGQNWPTDGETDVMEGLTGDACYHFHSTAGGPGGCASGNYTGWHTYGADWEPGSVTYYYDGVKVGQITTGITSVPQYLILNNAVGGYGGTTLAPSTMKVDYVKVWQH; translated from the coding sequence GTGACCACCACCGCCGTGGCCCTCGTGGGCCTGGCCGCCACCTCCGCCTCGGCTTCGCCGTGGCACCACTCGCGGTACCACCGGCCTGCGCCTGCGCCTTCGTCGTCGGCGAGCACCACGCAGCCGACGCAGCCCACGTCGTCCGCCCCCTCCGTGCCCACCTCGACGCCCTCGGCCACCTCCTCGCCGTCGACGCCCGCGGCCCCGCCGACCAGCGCCTCCGCTCCGGCCCCCAGCTCCTCGAGCTCGACCAGCGCCCCGTCCTCCGCCGGGCCCCAGGGCATCGCCGGCAGCTGGCGCAACGTCTTCAGCGACTCCTTCGCCAACGATTCCGCCCTGGACACCACCAAGTGGTCCACCGGCTGGAACGCCTCCGGCATCACCCGCCCGCCGAACTGGTCCGAGAACGACTGCTACGACCCGGCGCAGGTCTCGGTGACCGGCGGCACGCTCAACCTCACCGCCATCCAGAAGGCCGTGAACTGCGGCGAGGCCAAGGACTACACATCGGGCCTGGTCAACACCAACGGCAAGTTCAACTTCACCTACGGCGCCATGGAGGCCCGGATCTACCTCCCGGCCGGCTCCGACGGCAAGATCGCGAACTGGCCGGCGTTCTGGGCCGACGGCCAGAACTGGCCGACCGACGGCGAGACGGACGTCATGGAGGGCCTGACGGGCGATGCCTGCTACCACTTCCACTCCACCGCCGGCGGCCCCGGCGGCTGCGCCAGCGGCAACTACACCGGGTGGCACACCTACGGCGCCGACTGGGAGCCGGGTTCGGTCACGTACTACTACGACGGCGTGAAGGTCGGCCAGATCACCACCGGTATCACCTCCGTGCCGCAGTACCTGATCCTCAACAACGCGGTCGGCGGCTACGGCGGGACCACCCTGGCCCCGTCGACGATGAAGGTCGACTACGTCAAGGTGTGGCAGCACTGA
- a CDS encoding ABC transporter ATP-binding protein gives MMNYAVDVRDLRVVRGGQVVLHDVSAQVEVGSVTGLLGPSGCGKTTLLRSVVGVQTVAGGEVRVLGSPAGSPALRDRIGYVTQAPSVYGDLSVMENLRYFAAVLGAPRGDPERVIAAVGLAGKEKARADRLSGGQRARVSLAAALLGAPRVLVLDEPTVGLDPVLRAELWGLFHRLAAGEDPVTFLISSHVMDEASRCTRLLLMREGCILASDTPEGLLARTGARDVEGAFLRLVGAES, from the coding sequence ATGATGAATTACGCCGTCGACGTCCGCGACCTGCGCGTCGTCCGAGGCGGACAGGTGGTGCTCCACGACGTGAGCGCCCAGGTGGAGGTCGGGTCGGTCACCGGACTGCTGGGGCCGTCGGGGTGCGGCAAGACGACGCTGCTGCGATCGGTGGTCGGGGTGCAGACGGTGGCCGGTGGCGAAGTACGGGTGCTGGGTTCCCCTGCCGGCAGCCCCGCGCTGCGCGACCGCATCGGCTACGTGACTCAGGCCCCTTCCGTCTACGGCGACCTGTCGGTGATGGAGAACCTGCGGTACTTCGCGGCCGTGCTCGGGGCGCCGCGGGGGGATCCCGAACGGGTGATCGCGGCGGTGGGGCTGGCGGGCAAGGAGAAGGCGCGCGCCGATCGTCTGTCCGGTGGGCAGCGGGCGCGGGTGTCGCTGGCGGCGGCTTTGTTGGGGGCGCCGAGGGTGCTGGTGCTCGACGAGCCGACGGTGGGGTTGGATCCGGTGTTGCGGGCCGAATTGTGGGGGCTGTTCCATCGGTTGGCGGCCGGTGAGGATCCGGTGACGTTTCTGATCTCCAGTCATGTCATGGATGAGGCGTCGCGGTGTACTCGGTTGTTGCTCATGCGTGAGGGGTGCATTCTGGCTTCCGACACGCCGGAGGGGTTGCTGGCGCGGACCGGGGCGCGGGATGTCGAGGGTGCGTTCCTGCGGTTGGTGGGGGCGGAGTCATGA
- a CDS encoding ABC transporter permease: MSLRRTAATARRVLEQLRHDPRTIALMLVVPCVLITLLKWVFDSSPHVFQSIGAALLGIFPFIVMFLVTSVGMLRERTGGTLERLLTMPLGKGDLLGGYAVAFGAVALVQASLVSALALGPLGLSVAGPAWALVVVAVLDALLGTALGLFTSAFARTEFQAVQFLPAFVLPQFLLCGLFTPRDRMQPVLRWLSDVMPLSYAVDAMDKITARSAVSGALIADMAIIAGAGVLALALGAVTLRRRTG; encoded by the coding sequence ATGAGCCTGCGACGTACGGCGGCGACGGCGCGCCGGGTGCTGGAGCAGTTGCGTCACGATCCTCGGACGATCGCGCTGATGCTGGTCGTGCCGTGTGTGCTGATCACGCTGCTGAAGTGGGTGTTCGATTCCTCGCCGCACGTGTTCCAGTCGATCGGCGCGGCGTTGCTGGGCATCTTCCCGTTCATCGTCATGTTCCTGGTGACGTCGGTGGGCATGCTGCGGGAGCGGACCGGCGGGACGTTGGAGCGGCTGTTGACGATGCCGCTGGGCAAGGGCGACCTGCTCGGCGGTTATGCGGTGGCATTCGGTGCGGTGGCGCTGGTGCAGGCGTCGTTGGTGTCGGCGCTGGCCCTCGGGCCGCTGGGGTTGTCGGTGGCGGGGCCGGCGTGGGCGCTGGTGGTGGTCGCGGTGCTCGATGCGCTGTTGGGGACGGCGTTGGGGCTGTTCACGAGCGCGTTCGCGCGGACGGAGTTCCAGGCGGTGCAGTTCCTTCCGGCGTTCGTGCTGCCGCAGTTCCTGTTGTGCGGGCTGTTCACGCCGCGCGATCGGATGCAGCCGGTGTTGCGGTGGCTGTCGGATGTGATGCCGTTGTCGTATGCGGTGGACGCCATGGACAAGATCACGGCGCGGTCGGCGGTGTCCGGCGCGCTGATCGCCGACATGGCTATCATCGCCGGTGCCGGGGTGCTCGCGCTGGCGCTGGGTGCTGTGACGCTGCGCCGCCGGACGGGGTGA